In Planctomycetota bacterium, the genomic stretch GGCACTTGGGGATTTCGGCCCCACGGCCGGCAGCGGGCGCACGCCACAATAGTGCAGCAACACCTGCTCGGCCGTCACGCGGGCGCTCGGCATCAGCTCGTTCACGGTGGCCAGCAGGTAGTCGATCTCGCTTTGCTCAGTGTGCGCGACGCTAGGGTCCGCGACGGGAATATCGGTCGTGCCAACCAGCGTCCAACGCCCAAACGGCAGGACGAACACCGGCCGCCCGTCGGCCGCCTCGGCATACAGCGCCCCGGCATTTAATGACTCGCGCAGCGGCGCGGAATCGATCACCAGATGCGTCCCCTTGGTCCCGGCCATCAGCGTCGAGTGGGCGACCTGCAACTGATTCAATGTCTCATCAACCCAAGCGCCGGTGGCGTTAACGATCGCGTCGGGACGGAATTGCTTGACCAGCCGGTCGCCGAAATAGACTGACACTTGCCCGTCGCGCAGTTCCGCCCGCGAGTAGGTGAAGACCTGCAAGACCTCGGACGCAGCGGCGCGGCGGGCGTCCTCCAATAGCGCCACGACGAACCGCTCGGGCCAGCAGACCTGGGCATCGCAATAGACGCACGCCCAGCGGTAGAGTTCATGGTCGACCGGCGGCATCTGCGCGTGATCGATGTCGAGGCCGGCCGAGCGCGCCATCGGCGAGCCGATCGACAGTAGGTCGTACATCCACAGCCCGGCGCGGACCACCCAATAGCCGCGCGGCGTCGGTGGCGACGATTTAACCGGCCAGCCCAGGAACCGCCGTGCGGCCGCGACCAGCCCGCCCCAGCGATTGGTGACCGGAATGAAAAAGTTGAGCGGGTGGACAAACTGAGGCGCTAGTCGAAGCAGCCGGTTGCGCTCGGACAGTGACTCGCGCACCAGGTGGAACTCGCCATATTCCAGGTAACGCAGCCCACCATGAATCAGGCGTGAGGCGTAAGCCGTCGCCCCAGAGCTGATGTCGGCCCGATCGACGACACAGACGTGAACGCCCTGCAACACCAACTCGCGCGCCAAGGCCGCGCCGTTGATGCCGGCGCCAAGGATGAGAACCTGAGCTGGTGGTGCCGACGCCATGCTGTGCCGATACTCGAACGGGACAATCGAACCGCGCTACGCCGACCGATTGTAGTCGCAAAGGCGAGCGACGGCCAAATCAGTCGTTGCTGTTGGGCGGGGCGTCGTTCGTGAACAGGTCGTCGTATTGCGTCTGGGCCAGGCGCACCAGTAGGAACTTCTGGGTCGTTCCCTCGGTCTTATGCTCGGTCAGGCATTGATAGCCGAGCGTGCCCGGCCGATCGGCCAGCGCGCCGATTAGCAACGATTGCCCTGGCGCCAGCGTCGTATCGAGCTTCAGGCTCTCGAACGCCTCGCGTGCCGCGCCGAATTCGATCCGCAGGATCCCCTCCCGCGACTCGTAGCGACGTTGCGGGTCGCCGTGCTCGACGACCGGCGTGGCCTCGAGCCGAATGCGATTGTCTCCCAGCGGGAAAGCCCGGGCTTCGAGCGAGCCCATCACCTTCTGGTAAGTGCGACCGGTCACCGCCCCCTCGTCGTCGCGTAGGAAGACCGACAGCTCGGGCAAGCGTTCCCGTTCGCCGCAGGTGATGATTTGCGAACGACGA encodes the following:
- a CDS encoding glycerol-3-phosphate dehydrogenase/oxidase; its protein translation is MASAPPAQVLILGAGINGAALARELVLQGVHVCVVDRADISSGATAYASRLIHGGLRYLEYGEFHLVRESLSERNRLLRLAPQFVHPLNFFIPVTNRWGGLVAAARRFLGWPVKSSPPTPRGYWVVRAGLWMYDLLSIGSPMARSAGLDIDHAQMPPVDHELYRWACVYCDAQVCWPERFVVALLEDARRAAASEVLQVFTYSRAELRDGQVSVYFGDRLVKQFRPDAIVNATGAWVDETLNQLQVAHSTLMAGTKGTHLVIDSAPLRESLNAGALYAEAADGRPVFVLPFGRWTLVGTTDIPVADPSVAHTEQSEIDYLLATVNELMPSARVTAEQVLLHYCGVRPLPAVGPKSPSAVTRSHWLERHASATVPTYSVIGGKLTTCRSLAEQAADTLLAQLAIKRQASTRERALPGAEDYPASEALLAQRQKKLAGELGFTVEQVAAVWELVGSRAAEILAQLPRDDRANLSGTNVPRAFAAWTIAHEWVTRLDDLVERRLLLLYDSGLTRATLGGLAELLVAAGRLPADDVERTVNATIARLADTYGRRLDLARRA